Proteins from one Romboutsia sp. CE17 genomic window:
- the cas2 gene encoding CRISPR-associated endonuclease Cas2 — protein sequence MFVIITYDIVEAKALNRSRKILKKYLTWTQNSVFEGEITDSKLHKCISEIRNVIDKNEDSIYVYEIKNPNNVEKKSYGVHKNFDEMFL from the coding sequence ATGTTTGTTATAATTACTTATGATATTGTGGAGGCTAAAGCTCTTAATAGATCAAGAAAGATTTTGAAAAAGTACTTAACATGGACACAAAATTCTGTATTTGAAGGTGAGATAACAGATAGTAAGCTACATAAATGTATTTCAGAAATAAGAAATGTTATAGATAAAAATGAAGATTCTATTTATGTTTATGAGATAAAGAATCCTAATAATGTAGAGAAAAAATCATACGGTGTTCATAAAAATTTTGATGAGATGTTTTTATAG